Proteins found in one Hevea brasiliensis isolate MT/VB/25A 57/8 chromosome 18, ASM3005281v1, whole genome shotgun sequence genomic segment:
- the LOC110668711 gene encoding chromatin remodeling protein EBS — MAKTRPGLISKPKHGKRELDSSTIRGTNKVVKVGDCVLMRPSDTGKPPYVAKIEGIEADSRNNVKVRVRWYYRPEEALGGRRQFHGAKELFLSDHYDVQSAHTIEGKCTVHSFKNYTKLENVGAEDYYCRFEYKAATGGFTPDRVAVYCKCEMPYNPDDLMVQCEGCKDWYHPACVGMTIEEAKKLDHFVCSECGSDDDIKRSQNGFSSSPAADGKLETKRRKR, encoded by the exons ATGGCCAAAACCAGACCAGGCCTCATCTCCAAGCCCAAACACGGCAAAAGAGAGCTCGACTCCTCCACCATTCGCGGCACCAACAAAGTCGTCAAAG TGGGGGATTGCGTGTTGATGAGACCATCGGACACCGGAAAGCCGCCATACGTGGCGAAAATTGAGGGAATCGAGGCGGATAGCAGAAACAATGTGAAGGTAAGGGTGAGGTGGTACTATCGGCCCGAGGAGGCGCTTGGTGGCCGCAGGCAGTTTCACGGTGCCAAGGAGCTCTTCTTATCTGACCATTACGATGTGCAGAGTGCTCACACTATTGAAGGGAAGTGTACAGTTCACTCTTTTAAGAATTATACCAAGCTTGAGAATGTTGGGGCTGAGGATTATTATTGTAGGTTTGAGTACAAGGCTGCTACGGGAGGCTTCACGCCTGACCGCGTTGCTGT GTATTGTAAATGCGAGATGCCATATAACCCGGATGATCTTATGGTGCAATGCGAAGGTTGCAAGGACTG GTATCATCCTGCTTGTGTGGGCATGACCATTGAAGAAGCAAAGAAGTTAGATCACTTTGTTTGTTCTGAATGTGGATCAGATGATGATATCAAAAGATCACAGAATGGATTTTCTTCGTCACCGGCAGCCGATGGCAAG TTAGAGACCAAGCGACGGAAGAGATAG